A genomic region of Lysinibacillus sp. 2017 contains the following coding sequences:
- a CDS encoding phosphoribosylaminoimidazolesuccinocarboxamide synthase — protein sequence MKLIYTGKTKNVFKLEDELYLLKFKDDVTGENGVFDPGANTVGLTIDGAGLAGLKLTSFFYSKLNALDVPTHYVDADFKNATMTVKPATVFGKGLEVICRFKAVGSFLRRYGAYVEEGQELDSFVEVTIKDDDRLDPPISEDALAMLNLLTHEEYAILKERTIEISKFVAAELAKKGLTLYDIKLEFGRDAKTGEILLIDEISGGNMRAYKGDTYIEPLELEKIMLAE from the coding sequence GTGAAATTAATTTATACAGGTAAAACAAAAAATGTTTTCAAATTAGAAGATGAACTTTATTTATTAAAATTCAAAGATGATGTTACAGGTGAAAACGGCGTATTCGATCCAGGTGCGAACACAGTTGGCTTAACAATTGATGGTGCTGGCTTAGCTGGTTTAAAATTAACATCATTTTTCTACTCTAAACTTAATGCTTTAGATGTTCCTACACATTATGTAGATGCAGACTTTAAAAATGCTACAATGACGGTAAAACCCGCTACAGTATTCGGTAAAGGCTTAGAAGTAATTTGCCGCTTTAAAGCAGTTGGTTCCTTTTTACGTCGTTACGGCGCTTATGTTGAAGAAGGCCAAGAACTGGATTCATTCGTTGAAGTGACAATTAAAGATGATGACCGCTTAGATCCGCCTATTTCAGAAGATGCATTAGCGATGTTAAATCTTTTAACACACGAAGAATATGCGATTTTAAAAGAGCGTACAATCGAAATTTCAAAATTCGTCGCTGCTGAGCTAGCGAAAAAAGGCTTAACTTTATATGATATTAAATTAGAGTTCGGCCGCGATGCGAAAACAGGTGAAATTTTATTAATCGATGAGATTTCCGGTGGTAATATGCGCGCATATAAAGGTGATACATATATCGAGCCACTAGAATTAGAAAAAATTATGTTAGCTGAATAA
- a CDS encoding universal stress protein: MEETYKNIVVAVDFSEKAKIAFERGILIAKLTGATLHLVSVIDTHSFGSVEAYDLKYAKELKGKAEQNLTQYKAEAETAGVKKIRILVEEGSPKVILTSLTEADLIIVGATGLNMAERFLLGSVSGNVVRAAKCDVLVVR; encoded by the coding sequence ATGGAAGAAACTTATAAAAATATTGTCGTAGCCGTAGATTTTTCTGAAAAAGCTAAAATTGCTTTTGAACGAGGCATTCTTATTGCCAAATTAACGGGTGCTACGCTTCATCTAGTAAGTGTAATTGATACGCATTCTTTTGGATCTGTAGAAGCCTATGATTTAAAGTATGCAAAGGAACTAAAGGGAAAAGCAGAACAAAATTTAACGCAGTACAAAGCGGAGGCTGAAACTGCAGGTGTGAAAAAAATCCGAATATTAGTGGAAGAAGGATCACCAAAGGTCATTTTAACAAGTCTTACTGAAGCTGACCTTATTATTGTAGGTGCAACTGGTTTAAACATGGCAGAACGTTTTTTACTTGGCTCTGTTTCTGGAAATGTTGTACGTGCAGCGAAGTGTGATGTACTTGTTGTTCGATAA
- a CDS encoding patatin family protein — protein sequence MPEIKDCSLVLEGGTFRTVFTAGVLDALMEQQIKMPYIAAISAGAINAVSYMSNQPERTFRVLTTYRNDPRYMGARNFLKEKSYFGLDFSYNVVPNQLDIFDWDAFYDYPGEVEFGVTNAYTGKVEYKSAHEMSRNCDILQATCAIPILFPEIKLGDVPYYDGGLADSIPVKRAIEKGFDKHLIILTREPGYIKGTSKTNKWATKLFQKRYPRLAAAMNNRANMYNETMHHIGELEETGNAFILKPDYALKSFESKLDQMRANYELGYEQAVKKMPELKRFLNIK from the coding sequence ATGCCTGAAATTAAAGACTGTAGTTTAGTATTAGAAGGTGGCACGTTTCGAACAGTGTTTACTGCAGGTGTACTGGATGCATTAATGGAGCAACAAATAAAGATGCCATATATTGCAGCTATCTCTGCAGGTGCGATTAATGCGGTATCATATATGTCGAACCAGCCTGAACGTACATTCCGTGTATTAACGACATATCGCAACGATCCGCGTTATATGGGCGCACGAAATTTTTTAAAAGAAAAAAGTTATTTTGGGTTAGATTTCTCCTACAATGTGGTTCCAAATCAACTTGATATATTTGATTGGGATGCGTTTTATGATTACCCAGGGGAAGTTGAATTTGGCGTAACGAATGCGTATACAGGGAAAGTGGAATACAAAAGCGCACATGAAATGTCTAGAAACTGCGATATACTTCAAGCAACTTGTGCGATTCCGATACTTTTCCCAGAAATAAAGCTTGGAGATGTACCTTATTATGACGGCGGTTTAGCAGATTCCATTCCTGTAAAACGAGCGATTGAAAAGGGTTTTGATAAACATTTAATCATTTTAACGCGCGAACCTGGCTATATAAAGGGAACATCAAAAACGAATAAATGGGCGACGAAACTTTTCCAAAAGCGTTATCCGCGATTAGCTGCAGCGATGAATAATCGCGCGAATATGTATAATGAAACGATGCACCATATTGGAGAGCTTGAGGAGACAGGCAATGCCTTTATCTTAAAGCCAGATTATGCATTAAAAAGCTTTGAAAGTAAGCTTGACCAAATGCGCGCCAATTATGAACTAGGCTATGAGCAAGCTGTGAAAAAAATGCCTGAGTTAAAGCGATTCTTAAATATTAAATAA
- the rsgA gene encoding ribosome small subunit-dependent GTPase A: MIDLKNYGYTELEVIPDDLLPGRVTELRRERFTVVTERGEVTAVLKGAFYHSLETHVDFPCVGDFVLLHYNESGDSLIVTVLPRRSKFSRADYSGHAVGYAKTIREQVVATNFDYVFILSSLNLDFKVSRIMRYVTQARQSGAQPVVILTKADLVEDYSLAIAEVTQSIPDVAVHAISSHTGLGLDELTHYLMPGKTVVFLGMSGVGKSSLLNALMEQEVMKVQEIREVDSRGRHTTTHRQLFMLSSGTMVIDTPGMRELGLFDADEGISASFTDVEEWFQQCRFRDCRHQAEPGCAVRNALANGSLPHERWEQYIAQQHENKYVQDKASYLIDKNARNKMSAMRSKQTKKNGGWKK; this comes from the coding sequence ATGATTGATTTGAAAAACTATGGCTACACAGAATTAGAAGTAATTCCTGATGATTTATTGCCGGGCAGGGTGACAGAGCTTCGGCGAGAGCGCTTCACGGTCGTGACTGAGCGCGGCGAAGTAACGGCGGTACTCAAAGGAGCGTTCTATCACAGCTTAGAAACGCATGTTGACTTCCCGTGTGTCGGTGATTTTGTTTTGTTGCATTACAACGAAAGCGGAGATTCTCTCATCGTTACAGTACTGCCCCGCCGATCAAAATTTTCACGCGCAGATTACTCAGGGCATGCCGTAGGATATGCGAAGACAATAAGGGAACAGGTCGTTGCAACTAACTTTGACTATGTATTTATCCTTTCTTCACTGAATTTGGATTTCAAGGTTAGCCGCATCATGCGATACGTGACACAAGCTAGGCAGAGCGGTGCCCAACCAGTCGTTATTCTAACCAAGGCTGATCTCGTTGAAGATTATAGCCTCGCAATCGCAGAAGTCACACAAAGCATTCCTGATGTGGCGGTTCACGCAATCAGCAGTCACACAGGTCTGGGGCTGGACGAACTTACCCACTACTTGATGCCTGGTAAAACAGTCGTCTTTCTCGGTATGTCTGGAGTCGGGAAATCGTCTCTGCTCAATGCATTGATGGAACAAGAAGTAATGAAAGTTCAGGAAATTCGGGAGGTAGATAGCCGAGGGCGACATACGACAACGCACCGACAGCTGTTCATGCTCTCCTCAGGTACGATGGTTATCGATACACCGGGTATGCGTGAGCTGGGGCTATTTGATGCCGACGAAGGCATAAGCGCAAGCTTTACTGATGTGGAGGAATGGTTCCAGCAATGTCGATTTAGGGATTGCCGCCATCAGGCAGAGCCAGGTTGTGCTGTTCGCAACGCGCTTGCCAACGGTTCGTTGCCACATGAACGGTGGGAGCAATATATTGCCCAACAGCATGAAAACAAATATGTCCAAGATAAAGCCAGCTACCTTATAGACAAGAATGCTCGAAACAAAATGAGCGCTATGAGGAGCAAGCAAACGAAGAAAAACGGAGGATGGAAGAAATAA
- the pepF gene encoding oligoendopeptidase F, whose translation MSSINRNEVPVQETWNLGDLFPSEEAYLAAIEGLKEEVNAAVDQLTGTITDARGVVKAIETTEKIQLKMVPIGTYASLSHSVDQTSTENQMRSAQFGSVAATLATKLSFVKSDLLALDESVLKEAQQLKPEYANYIEKLLIQKPYQLHPEAEKALAAFGATLDAPYELYNTTKLVDMKFPNFEVNGETFPMSYNLFEGDWELETDTDKRRAAFDAFSNKLRDYQHTTAKAYNTHLNIEKTDADLRGYSSIYDALLESQQVDRTLYDRQIDLIMNELAPHMRRYAKLLQKTHGLDKMTFADLKVSLDPSYEPTITVEESRQYMKDGLAVMGEDYSKMLDRAFEERWIDFAQNAGKSTGAFCSSPYGVHPYVLISWTSRMNEVFVLAHELGHAGHFYLANDAQNIFNARPSLYFIEAPSTMNEMLMANYLLKNSNDTQFKRWVISTIISRTYYHNFVTHLLEAAYQRKVYDIIDAGGNVNAPKLNELKREVLEQFWGDTVEINEGAELTWMRQPHYYMGLYPYTYSAGLTISTQVSQRILNGDESAVAEWTEVLKTGGTKTPVELAKMAGLDITTEKPLRDTIAFIGDLITQLEQLTKELENA comes from the coding sequence ATGTCATCAATAAATCGAAATGAAGTTCCCGTTCAAGAAACGTGGAATTTAGGAGATCTATTCCCTTCAGAAGAAGCCTATTTAGCAGCAATTGAAGGTTTAAAAGAAGAAGTAAATGCGGCCGTTGATCAATTAACAGGCACTATTACAGATGCACGAGGCGTAGTTAAAGCGATTGAGACTACCGAAAAAATCCAACTTAAAATGGTACCAATTGGCACATATGCTAGCCTTTCGCATAGCGTAGATCAAACGAGCACAGAAAATCAAATGCGTTCGGCACAATTTGGTTCCGTTGCCGCAACACTTGCAACAAAGTTATCTTTCGTAAAAAGTGATTTATTAGCTTTAGATGAATCTGTATTAAAAGAAGCTCAACAACTTAAACCAGAATATGCGAATTACATTGAAAAATTACTGATTCAAAAACCTTACCAATTACATCCTGAAGCAGAAAAAGCTTTAGCAGCATTTGGTGCAACATTGGACGCACCATATGAACTTTACAACACAACGAAATTAGTTGATATGAAATTCCCGAATTTCGAAGTAAATGGTGAAACATTCCCAATGAGCTACAACCTATTCGAAGGTGATTGGGAATTAGAAACGGACACGGACAAACGCCGTGCCGCATTTGATGCCTTTTCTAATAAATTACGTGACTATCAACATACAACAGCAAAAGCTTATAATACCCACTTAAACATTGAAAAAACGGATGCAGATTTACGTGGGTATTCATCGATTTATGATGCATTACTTGAATCACAGCAAGTGGATCGTACGCTTTATGATCGTCAAATTGATTTAATTATGAATGAGCTTGCACCACATATGCGTCGTTATGCGAAGTTATTACAAAAAACTCATGGCCTAGACAAAATGACATTCGCCGATTTAAAAGTTTCATTAGACCCATCTTATGAACCTACAATTACGGTAGAAGAATCTCGTCAATATATGAAGGACGGCTTAGCAGTTATGGGCGAAGATTATAGTAAAATGCTAGACCGCGCTTTTGAAGAACGCTGGATTGACTTTGCTCAAAATGCAGGCAAATCAACAGGTGCATTTTGTTCAAGTCCTTACGGTGTACATCCTTATGTACTAATTTCTTGGACAAGTCGTATGAATGAAGTATTTGTATTAGCACACGAGCTTGGTCATGCTGGACACTTCTATTTAGCAAATGATGCACAAAATATTTTCAATGCGCGTCCATCACTATACTTCATTGAAGCCCCATCAACAATGAATGAAATGCTAATGGCCAACTATTTACTGAAAAATTCAAATGATACACAATTCAAGCGTTGGGTTATTTCGACAATCATTAGCCGTACGTATTACCACAACTTTGTTACACATTTACTTGAAGCGGCTTACCAACGTAAAGTATATGATATTATTGATGCAGGTGGTAATGTCAACGCACCAAAACTAAATGAATTAAAACGAGAAGTGCTCGAGCAGTTCTGGGGTGATACGGTTGAAATTAACGAAGGTGCAGAGTTAACTTGGATGCGTCAACCACATTACTATATGGGCTTATATCCGTACACATACTCTGCTGGCTTAACGATTTCAACACAAGTTTCACAACGTATTTTAAACGGTGACGAATCAGCAGTTGCCGAATGGACAGAAGTATTAAAAACAGGTGGTACAAAAACACCAGTTGAATTAGCAAAAATGGCTGGATTAGATATTACGACAGAAAAGCCACTACGAGATACAATTGCGTTTATTGGCGATTTAATTACTCAACTTGAGCAGTTAACGAAGGAATTAGAAAACGCGTGA
- a CDS encoding phosphotransferase enzyme family protein, with protein sequence MNHNQVAEIYEAYLSPLVSKLYDLDGYETSLINAHDGGRNVVYNCEKKGANEKILRITYLNDRSREDILAEVEYIQYLSEHGGSVSNVISSRKGNLLEEFTHNHDTFFVSLFEKANGKTLAENDYEYREGVPITEYFYSCGKTLGKLHQLSKSYAPVQRRYSFFDKYNVEYINNLIPDTLPLLKTKMVELLNTLEGLDQNRESFGMVHFDYNDGNYKIDFNTGQITVYDFDNSCFCFYMYDLANVWLNGLGWIQFHPDAAKRKAFMDDYFKAVLDGYTSETKLKDSMLVQLPLFIHVNIMENIVDAFEVIRNNSEEPACDEELSYLIKCLEENIPYKGFFHEIFSCEEPFECEERNI encoded by the coding sequence ATGAATCATAATCAAGTTGCAGAAATATACGAAGCTTATTTAAGTCCACTAGTATCAAAGTTATACGACTTGGACGGCTATGAAACAAGTTTAATTAATGCTCATGACGGAGGGCGCAATGTCGTTTATAACTGTGAGAAAAAGGGCGCTAATGAAAAAATACTCAGAATCACCTATTTAAATGACAGAAGCCGAGAGGATATATTGGCCGAAGTTGAATATATCCAATATTTATCCGAGCATGGTGGTAGTGTCTCGAATGTCATCAGCTCTCGGAAGGGCAATCTACTAGAAGAATTCACGCATAATCATGACACTTTTTTTGTTTCCTTGTTTGAAAAGGCTAACGGAAAAACGCTTGCAGAAAATGATTATGAGTACCGTGAAGGCGTTCCTATTACGGAATATTTTTATAGCTGCGGTAAAACTCTCGGGAAGCTGCATCAATTATCGAAAAGCTATGCTCCTGTTCAACGCCGGTATAGTTTCTTTGATAAATATAATGTTGAGTATATCAATAATCTAATACCAGATACGTTACCACTGCTTAAGACGAAGATGGTTGAGCTTCTTAATACGTTAGAAGGATTGGACCAAAACAGGGAGTCATTCGGAATGGTACATTTTGATTACAACGATGGTAATTATAAGATTGACTTTAATACCGGACAAATCACTGTATATGATTTTGATAACTCTTGTTTCTGTTTTTATATGTATGATTTGGCGAATGTCTGGTTGAACGGATTAGGCTGGATACAATTCCATCCGGATGCCGCTAAACGAAAGGCCTTTATGGATGATTATTTTAAAGCAGTATTGGATGGTTACACATCTGAGACCAAACTCAAGGATTCGATGTTGGTGCAGCTGCCTTTATTTATCCATGTGAATATAATGGAAAATATTGTGGATGCATTTGAGGTCATCCGGAATAATAGTGAAGAACCAGCGTGTGATGAGGAATTGTCATATCTCATAAAATGCCTTGAAGAAAACATTCCATATAAGGGATTTTTCCATGAAATTTTCTCATGTGAAGAACCTTTCGAGTGTGAGGAACGAAATATTTAA
- a CDS encoding inorganic phosphate transporter: MNTLLIITILVVIFALAFDFINGFHDTANAIATSVSTRALKPRVAILMAAIMNFVGAITFVGVAKAVASGIVDPFSLNAFEGDVTGSVVILAALSSAITWNLVTWYFGIPSSSSHTLIGSIAGAAVASAGFEIINYTGFLKIIQALIMSPIIAIVLGFIVMKIFKFIFKHSPLYTTTKAFRITQIGTAALQSFTHGTNDAQKAMGIITMALIAANWQTTDEVQSWVRFACALAMGLGTSIGGYKIIKTVGGKIMKIRPINGVAADLSSASIIFGATLIALPVSTTHVISSAIMGVGAAQRVKGVRWGMARKIVITWFITLPISALMAGLFYVLYNIIF; encoded by the coding sequence ATGAATACGTTATTAATCATTACTATACTCGTTGTAATCTTTGCGTTAGCCTTTGATTTTATTAACGGTTTTCATGATACGGCAAACGCAATTGCAACATCTGTCTCGACGCGTGCTTTAAAGCCGCGTGTCGCTATATTGATGGCAGCAATCATGAACTTTGTTGGGGCAATTACATTCGTAGGTGTAGCAAAAGCTGTTGCATCTGGAATTGTTGATCCTTTCTCGCTCAATGCTTTTGAAGGCGATGTTACAGGTTCGGTTGTTATTTTGGCTGCACTAAGTTCGGCCATTACGTGGAACTTAGTGACGTGGTATTTCGGAATTCCTTCAAGTTCATCTCATACATTAATTGGTTCAATTGCAGGGGCGGCAGTGGCGTCTGCTGGTTTTGAAATTATCAATTACACAGGTTTTCTTAAAATTATACAAGCATTAATCATGTCGCCGATTATCGCGATTGTACTTGGCTTTATCGTCATGAAGATTTTTAAGTTTATTTTTAAGCATTCTCCTTTATATACAACAACAAAGGCATTTCGTATAACGCAAATCGGTACGGCAGCCCTTCAATCGTTTACACATGGGACAAACGATGCGCAAAAAGCGATGGGGATTATTACAATGGCTCTAATCGCTGCGAATTGGCAAACAACAGATGAAGTACAAAGCTGGGTTCGTTTTGCTTGTGCACTAGCGATGGGTCTTGGAACATCGATTGGTGGTTACAAAATTATTAAAACAGTGGGCGGTAAAATTATGAAAATCCGTCCTATTAATGGTGTAGCTGCAGACTTAAGTTCTGCATCGATTATTTTTGGGGCAACTCTTATTGCATTACCTGTATCAACAACACATGTTATTTCTTCAGCCATTATGGGTGTCGGTGCGGCACAACGGGTAAAAGGTGTAAGATGGGGTATGGCACGTAAAATTGTCATTACGTGGTTCATTACTCTCCCTATATCTGCATTAATGGCAGGATTATTTTATGTTTTATATAATATCATTTTCTAA
- the nhaC gene encoding Na+/H+ antiporter NhaC produces the protein MIIKQQLKPHLFEALFMMLFIIAIISYSIIKLESVPHIPILISIFILIVYGILKKVSYRELEKSMISSVSTSISAIYIFLLIGVLISSWLISGTIPTLLYIGFSIVSASFFYAIVFLITSIIGTAIGSSLTTVATVGVAMLGVASSIDASLVITAGAIVSGAFFGDKMSPLSDTTNLAASVVGIDLFTHIKNMMYTTIPAFIISLIAYAVLSPSSETIDTQLIAHYKDILLSTNLIHWYSLLPLVLLIICTVYKLPSLATLAISAISGIVISYFHRLIPLNELFTILYNGFTMHTGVEAIDSLLSRGGMNSMVFTIILIVLSLSMGGLLFALGIIQTLLQSVQLLLTSVGTAITGSALTAIAINLFIGEQYLSILLTGEAYKEKFKSLQLHPKNLSRVIEDAGTVINPLVPWSVCGLFIASALQVSVIDYLPFAFFCLLSPVMTILFGWLNITITKETH, from the coding sequence ATGATTATTAAACAGCAATTAAAACCTCATTTATTCGAAGCACTATTCATGATGCTCTTTATTATTGCCATTATTTCTTATTCCATTATTAAACTTGAGAGCGTGCCACATATTCCAATTTTGATTTCGATTTTTATATTAATTGTTTATGGTATATTGAAAAAGGTATCTTATCGTGAACTTGAAAAAAGTATGATCAGCTCAGTTTCCACGAGTATTAGTGCCATCTATATCTTTTTGTTAATCGGTGTGCTTATTAGTAGCTGGTTAATTAGTGGAACGATTCCTACCCTTTTATATATCGGATTTTCAATTGTTTCAGCGAGCTTCTTTTACGCGATTGTTTTCCTTATTACGAGCATCATCGGAACAGCTATCGGTAGTTCGTTAACAACAGTTGCGACTGTCGGGGTTGCGATGTTAGGAGTTGCAAGTTCGATTGATGCTTCACTCGTAATTACTGCCGGTGCGATTGTTTCTGGTGCGTTTTTTGGCGATAAAATGTCACCACTTTCAGATACGACAAACTTAGCCGCATCAGTTGTCGGGATTGATTTATTTACACATATTAAAAATATGATGTATACGACGATTCCAGCATTTATCATTTCACTTATTGCCTATGCCGTGTTATCACCAAGTTCAGAGACGATTGATACACAGCTTATCGCACATTATAAAGACATACTATTATCAACCAATTTAATTCATTGGTATTCATTACTTCCGCTTGTTCTACTAATTATTTGTACAGTTTACAAGTTGCCAAGTCTTGCAACATTAGCGATTAGCGCCATTAGTGGAATCGTTATTTCTTACTTCCATCGTTTGATTCCTTTAAATGAACTTTTCACTATTTTATACAACGGATTTACGATGCATACAGGTGTTGAAGCGATTGATTCTTTATTATCTCGTGGTGGCATGAATAGTATGGTGTTTACGATTATCTTGATCGTGCTATCGCTTTCAATGGGCGGGCTATTATTTGCACTCGGTATCATTCAAACACTACTTCAGTCCGTTCAATTATTACTTACTTCCGTCGGTACAGCCATTACTGGATCCGCGCTTACAGCAATTGCGATTAATCTATTTATTGGTGAACAATATTTATCGATCCTATTAACAGGTGAAGCGTATAAAGAAAAATTTAAAAGTTTACAGCTTCATCCTAAAAATTTATCACGTGTTATTGAAGATGCAGGTACCGTTATAAATCCACTTGTTCCATGGAGTGTTTGCGGCTTGTTTATTGCGTCCGCACTGCAAGTTAGCGTAATTGATTATTTACCGTTTGCATTCTTTTGTTTACTAAGCCCAGTCATGACCATATTATTTGGTTGGTTGAATATTACGATCACAAAAGAAACGCACTAG
- a CDS encoding NADP-dependent malic enzyme has protein sequence MDLMKKSLEMHEHFGGKMEIRAKVPVQDKYDLSLAYSPGVAAPCLEIAKNPSTVYDYTMKGNLVAVVTDGTAVLGLGDIGPEAALPVMEGKALLLKRFANVDAVPVCLATKDVDEIVNVVKAISPTYGGINLEDISAPRCFEIEDRLRAECNIPVFHDDQHGTAIVVGAALINAIKVVNKVAKNMKVVINGAGAAGIAILRILIQMGYTNIIMCDTKGIIYEGRQEGMNPIKDQVANLTNPYQIRGSLDDALMGADVFIGVSAADILTEAHIKSMGDDSIVFALANPNPEITPENAKKWGVRIIGTGRSDHANQINNLLAFPGIFRGALDVRATDINEAMKLAAVEAIASLVTAEELHEDFIVPSSMDERVAGVVAKAVGSAAIESGVSVLFQQVDVVKQTVAI, from the coding sequence ATGGATTTGATGAAGAAGTCGCTAGAAATGCATGAACATTTTGGTGGGAAGATGGAGATTCGCGCGAAAGTACCTGTGCAAGATAAATATGATTTAAGTTTAGCATATTCTCCTGGTGTAGCAGCCCCTTGTTTGGAAATCGCAAAAAATCCGTCGACTGTATATGATTATACGATGAAGGGAAATTTAGTTGCAGTTGTTACAGATGGTACAGCCGTCTTAGGTCTAGGTGATATCGGCCCTGAAGCCGCGTTACCTGTTATGGAAGGGAAGGCATTACTCCTAAAACGCTTTGCAAATGTGGATGCGGTGCCAGTTTGTTTAGCGACGAAAGATGTCGATGAAATTGTGAATGTGGTAAAGGCCATTTCACCAACATATGGGGGGATTAACTTAGAAGATATTTCTGCACCGCGTTGTTTTGAAATTGAAGACCGTCTGCGAGCAGAATGTAATATTCCTGTTTTTCATGATGATCAGCATGGAACAGCCATTGTAGTCGGGGCAGCATTAATTAATGCGATTAAGGTTGTTAATAAAGTAGCGAAGAATATGAAAGTTGTCATTAATGGAGCGGGTGCTGCAGGAATTGCGATTTTGCGAATTTTAATTCAAATGGGGTACACGAATATCATCATGTGTGATACAAAAGGGATTATTTATGAAGGGCGCCAAGAAGGGATGAACCCTATTAAAGATCAAGTAGCGAACTTAACAAATCCATATCAAATCCGTGGTAGCTTAGATGATGCGTTAATGGGTGCAGATGTATTTATTGGGGTATCTGCTGCAGATATTTTAACAGAGGCTCACATTAAGTCTATGGGAGATGATTCCATTGTCTTTGCACTAGCAAATCCAAATCCTGAGATTACCCCAGAAAATGCGAAGAAATGGGGCGTACGTATTATCGGAACAGGTCGCTCCGATCACGCCAATCAAATTAATAACTTATTAGCATTTCCTGGAATTTTCCGCGGGGCTTTGGACGTTCGTGCAACGGATATTAATGAAGCGATGAAACTCGCAGCTGTAGAAGCTATCGCATCACTTGTTACAGCCGAAGAATTACATGAAGATTTTATCGTGCCAAGCTCTATGGATGAGCGTGTAGCCGGTGTCGTTGCAAAAGCAGTCGGATCTGCTGCGATTGAATCAGGCGTTTCAGTATTATTCCAACAAGTAGATGTTGTAAAACAAACAGTGGCCATCTAA
- a CDS encoding S1C family serine protease, with translation MAEDYKSEELTEEEFLQLVLDEQEKALAKAREERLNPSIKKKKKQKPIVRLVVWLMALILVFNTFAILFNIYSIPAIEFVKVSSQLSSQENIQTYKKSVVTINTESSKGTGFVVSEDGYILTNEHVIDDALTLTVVFPDNSLYQAEVIEAYEQYDLALIKVDGSELPHLTLSDSSTFLDQQHVYFIGNPLAFSGIANEGKIVGLTTATSIDTEIVMMDAPVYKGNSGSPVIREDGEVIGVVFATGKRDPHGKVGLFIPIERAHELFSQWIH, from the coding sequence ATGGCTGAAGATTACAAATCAGAAGAACTAACTGAAGAAGAGTTTTTGCAATTAGTTTTAGATGAACAAGAAAAGGCACTTGCTAAAGCAAGGGAAGAGAGACTAAATCCTTCCATCAAAAAAAAGAAAAAACAAAAGCCTATTGTCCGTCTTGTCGTTTGGCTAATGGCACTTATACTTGTCTTTAATACATTTGCTATTTTATTTAATATATATTCCATTCCAGCAATTGAGTTCGTCAAGGTTTCCTCTCAACTTTCTAGTCAAGAAAATATTCAAACTTATAAAAAGTCCGTTGTTACAATTAATACGGAGTCAAGTAAAGGGACAGGTTTTGTGGTTAGTGAAGACGGTTATATTTTAACAAATGAACACGTCATAGATGATGCGTTAACGCTAACAGTTGTGTTCCCAGATAATTCCCTTTATCAAGCGGAAGTCATTGAAGCGTATGAGCAATATGACTTAGCCTTAATAAAAGTGGATGGCAGTGAACTACCCCATTTAACATTAAGTGATTCGAGTACATTTTTAGATCAACAACATGTATACTTTATCGGGAATCCGCTCGCATTTAGTGGCATTGCCAATGAAGGGAAAATTGTGGGTCTTACAACGGCGACTTCAATTGATACAGAAATTGTGATGATGGATGCCCCCGTTTATAAAGGCAATAGTGGTAGCCCTGTCATTAGAGAAGATGGTGAAGTCATTGGGGTCGTATTTGCTACAGGTAAACGAGATCCACATGGAAAAGTCGGCTTATTCATCCCAATTGAAAGAGCACATGAACTGTTTTCACAATGGATACACTAA